ATGTATGAATCGAGTATTTTTTATGAAGGTAATGGGAATTGTAATTTCTTTAATAATATAGCCTGTGGAACAGACTGTACTTTTGGTGGATGGCTTGACGAACCTGAAACTGAGTGTAACTGCTTCAATAATTATGTTGATAAATGGATAATTGCAGTTTCTTCTTATTTTGATGAAGTAGATATACAACATTATAATAATATCTACAATGATAGGGAAAATTATGTAGAAGAGCATTTTGAAAGAGAACCAAGTTACAAATTTAATAATAATTTCCTGACTTATAATATACCTTATTTAGTCACTGATTGCGGGGGTAATCTGGAGGATATGGATATTGCTCTGGCGGGAGTGATCATTGATACCTTGAACCACAGTTTTGTGCTATCAGACAGCAGTTTATGTATTGATGCGGGGTATGAAGGCACCACATTTTGCAATTGGGATTATAATTATAATTATAGTCCTTTTGATGGTGACGATGATGGAGTGGCAGTAGTTGATATTGGTCCGGTGGAGTATGGTTCATATTTCACGATCGGGTATGTGAAATGCACAGTGTCTGATCCGGAAGGCGTTCCTTTGGATATTATCCGGGGAGAAGTAGCAGGAGAATGCGTGGAATATACAGGACTGGATGGCAGCTTCGTGATGGCATTGCCGGAAGGGACATATACTTTGAATCTGACCAGTCCTTTTTATGAGAATGAAAGTTTATTTGTGGCAGTTAATGCCGCAGACACCAGTTTTGTAAACATGTCACTGGAAGCCACTTATCCGTTTGTAGAAGATAGTGTTGATGAATTACCGGAAGCTGAATTAATATCAAATGTGGTGGCATATCCAAATCCTTTTAATCCTGAGATTACTATTTCTTTTTCTACCACCGTCCTTCGCCAAGGCTACGGTACGGCAGGCGGAGGCACAGAGAACTTAGAGGTAAGTATATACAATATAAAAGGGCAGAGACTCCGTAAATTTAAAATTGAAAATGTAAAATGTAAAATAAACAAAGTTGTCTGGGATGGCACTGATGAAAGAGGGAATCAGGTTTCAACGGGAGTGTATTTATATCAGATAAGAGTTGGTGGATATAAACATGCCGGTAAAGTAATAATGCTGAAATAGAGGATGATATGATTGGGAAATGTAAAATTATAAAAATCGAAGGTGCTTTTGATGGCGACCATTTTGAGTTTTCCAATTGCAATTT
The Candidatus Stygibacter australis genome window above contains:
- a CDS encoding T9SS type A sorting domain-containing protein, which gives rise to HDIAEYPSLIYNCSFFNSGDKIIYYGNDSDTDIQITDNDFNISTIIARCSFNDCTFSYINGRNDFIFNTFNHIRGIGLYNNQNFYGNYLENCTSSFNSIRCDTLTAGVFRKNHLEHIHLSGIDEYKDISDNKFNFFTDLDFDVKPDSRFYNNTSENSGMTIMCNYDTAGTQNIYNNFMYESSIFYEGNGNCNFFNNIACGTDCTFGGWLDEPETECNCFNNYVDKWIIAVSSYFDEVDIQHYNNIYNDRENYVEEHFEREPSYKFNNNFLTYNIPYLVTDCGGNLEDMDIALAGVIIDTLNHSFVLSDSSLCIDAGYEGTTFCNWDYNYNYSPFDGDDDGVAVVDIGPVEYGSYFTIGYVKCTVSDPEGVPLDIIRGEVAGECVEYTGLDGSFVMALPEGTYTLNLTSPFYENESLFVAVNAADTSFVNMSLEATYPFVEDSVDELPEAELISNVVAYPNPFNPEITISFSTTVLRQGYGTAGGGTENLEVSIYNIKGQRLRKFKIENVKCKINKVVWDGTDERGNQVSTGVYLYQIRVGGYKHAGKVIMLK